DNA from Tachysurus vachellii isolate PV-2020 chromosome 22, HZAU_Pvac_v1, whole genome shotgun sequence:
AACTCACGGTTCAATCCCTTGTGGTACAGGAGCTTGAGAGGTCTCTCTTCCCAGCCTGGCTGGGCAGCGAGGGTGCGAAAAGCCAGAGCATAGTCCGCTGCAGTGCGATCTCCCTGGGAGATGGGTAGTAAATGCTCCTCTGCGCTCTCTCCTCCAGCGGAGTTTTCAAACATGCGGTGAAACTGGGTGAGGAAGTGATCGAAGGAAGGAAACACAGTTCCGTCCTCCCTCCATACCGCGGTGGCCCATTCTAGCACCTTACCGGTGAGAAGCGTGCACACTATGGCGATCCGGCTGGCATCGGTCGGGCGGGTTGTTGCATCACGAAGAGCGAGCACTGCATCAGAAATACTTCCTGGGGTCTCCGTTGAACTTCTCCGGGAAGGCGAGCCGTGGATTAGCGGGATTAGGGACCATAGCAGCAGTATATGAGGCAGCAGGCGGGGGTACAGGCGGCATCGGGTTAGGCGCGGCGGAGATACCTTGCAAATTGTGCAGCGCCGGCGGCCGAGTTCTCCCATGAGCGAGGTGAGCCGGGTTAATTGCTGGTGGAGGCCAGCAGCTCTGTCGCGAGTTGAGACATAGCTGCTGGATCGCTTTGAGGCGAAGTCTTCTGTAATGAAGAGTCATAGGgttgaggatccatttgcaagCTTTATTAGATTCTCTCATAAACAACAGGCAGGGTCAATGACGGCAGACACAACATAGTAGAAGAGGCAGAAATCGTGATCAAGAAAACAGGcagtaggtcagggcaggctgCAAACAATCGTAAGACAAAAGGACAGAACAAAGTAACAAACCGGGAGTAATAACAAAACAGGAAACGCTCAGACAAATCGAGACTTCACACTGgagtcaagttcaagttcaagctTTATAGGAAGTGGGTGATTGGAAGCAGGTGGCAGTGCAATCAGTTCCAGTAAGAGGATTATGGGAAACCTAGTCCAGAAATACTAATATTCGGGggaaggttccctctggtggtgaTCGGAGGACGAGGCAGGTGCCTCCACCATGacaaaaatagatattacacacagaatggtgatcattgtagaatttttgatttataagcattcaagtcaaattggcctgaaaaaaaaaacaggtattattatttgctgacattaaaaatggtcaaaatggtttcaaaacaatctcctgcctttgaaatataccaacctgtaattgtgcatcaacttttgtgcctctatagtgaaaataattcaaaatttctgttttgtttttttactaaaaaatgaggcatttttgtatataaataaggtttattataccaaatatatgttaatatgttggaaacaagttagactaaaaaggtgaagaaaatggctatcatatatacattttttataagcagtcaaaacagacaagatcAAGTTGACTCGGCGCTCCTAATTTGAATAGGAGGAAAATATGAGGGTTAAACTGgggtttattaataattctaacatTATAACAGAGTTTATGGAGGTGGGCCAGGACTCCAAATGGGTGGGACCAGGACCCTGGAGCTTCACCagtgatattattttattatttacaattattgaTATTAAGTTTATTTGAGCTGCAAATGTTTTGCTGgcgttaaaaataataacaaattttctcttatttatttatttattcattcattcatttcctaagTGATTCTGTAGAAAATCATTATAACTTAATGTCTAATCTATTTGTTCTGAATGTTGTAGtgttacagaacatttcagGTGAAAAACAACACTGTAAATAACTGCTGCTTTTAGTGAGTTATTGTGACTCTTAGAGAGATGATCTTACTTCAGTGTCTCcactttacagtgaggattctccagtccAGCACAGAgaatcttcactcctgagtctcctcgATTATTCCCAGACAGATTGAGTGTTTCCACAGTCAGATGAAGTTCTCTCAGTTTGGAAGTTTCTGATCTGAGCGCTGAGACCAGAGGTGACCAACTTTTTACTCGAAGTGAATCACAGCTGatactaaaggaaataaaataaaccataatGAACTCACACTAGTGCAAATGATCAAACGCGTCCTCAAAGCTTTCACTGAAccttctcatttttataaatactgaaAGTACAAACACCAGTTAGACAATATGGTTAAAGTGACATTGCAGTCTACATGTTGATGTCATTAAAATGGGTAAAGTTAGTGTTTAACTACAGCTAACTAACTAGTATCTACAGTAGGGTTGCCCCTGTCCTGTATAATATGGGATTGTCTTGTattgaaaaagacaaagatcTCACATTATGGCCAGAAATTCCTGAAGTGATGTGACCTTAACAAACAATCGATACTGGACTAATTATTATACGACCAAATTCACTTTAAAACAACACTTTTAACATATTATTACTAGTAAATCTGTAAACTTGGTATatatactgaacaaaattataaacccaacacttttgtttttgccccatTGTTCATAAGcagatctaagactttttctacGTACACAAAAGGCcaatttctctcaaatattgtttacaaatctgtctaaatctgtgttagtgagaaCTTCTCATTTGCTGAGagaatccatccacctcacaggtgtcATATCACTAtcctgattagacagcatgattattacACAGGTGTGTCTTAGACTGGTCACAATAAAAGGTCACATGTGCAGTttttatcacacagcacaatgcCACAGATGTTGCAAGGTTTGAGGGAGCCTGCAATtggcatgcacaaacacacttctTTGTAGGAAGATCTTCACTGATCATCTGCTTAATGTACTGAACTGTTTCCTGTGTGCTCTGAGGGttacttcctgtctgtgtttgttaaaaCATGTAAGAGTTTATGATTGGactccagtgagagacccagaagAAAGCGAAGGGAAAGATCCAGATGTCCAGTCTGACTTTCTTAAGTCAAATCTACAGTACTGTTATGTACATCTTTGATAGTATTTTCTTCCATCCACGTGTTAGAAATCTGATTCTGTATAAGaacatttctcttctccttcatgaAGGTCAGGTGCACATACAGAGCTGCGAGATGCTCCTGAATGCTCAGATGAACAAAGCAGTACACTTTACTGtggtgaagcccaaactcctctctgaagatctgagtacacacacctgagtacactgctgcttctctcacatcaataccacactctctcaggtcttcatcatagaagatcaggtttcctTTCTTCAGCTGCTGAAAACCCAGTTGTCCCAGTTTAAGAAGCATTTCTTCATCACTCTCCTGCTTCTTTTGAGTATTTTTCTCTTATGACATTTATCTGATtgatgaggaagtgtgtgtacatttgagtcaagagtcttggggatctctccactctctgcttcacccaacattctctctagaacagtggctgagatccagcagaaaactgggatgtgacacatgatgtagaggcttcttaatgacttcaggtgtgtgatgatattattggccaggctctgatcactgatcctcttcctaAAATATTCCTCCTTCTGTGGGTCATTGAACCCTCGTCTCTCTGTGACTCGatccacacactcagagaggaTTTGACCAGCTGCTGCAGGTCTGGAGGTGATCCAgatgagagcagagggaagcagattcccttTGATCaggctggccacaataaaaggtcacatgtgcagtttttatcacacagcacaatgcCACAGATGTTGCAAGGTTTGAGGGAGCCTGCAATTGGCATGCTGAATGCAGAATTGTCCACCAGAGCTGTTGCCCGTGAAATTAATGATAATTTCTCTACCATAAGCCGTCTCCAAAGGCATTTCAGAGAATTTGGCAGTAAATCCAACCGACCTCACAATAAGTGTGCAAATGCTCACAATAGAAGGCATCTGGCACTTTGGAGAGGTGTTTTCTTTGTGGATGAATCCCAGTTTTCACTGTACAGGGCAGATGGCGGACAGCGTGTATGGCATCATGAGGGTGAGCGGTTTGCTATGTCAACGATGTGGATCGAGTGGCCCATGGTGGAGGTGAGGTTATGGTATGGGCAAACACATGTTATGGACAAGAACACAGGTGCATATTTTGATGGCATTTTGAATGCACAGAGATACCGTGAAGAGATCCTGAGGCCCATTGTTGTGCCAGTCATCCATGATCACCTGTAACCTGGATGATCATCCAGTCATCACCTCATGTTGCAGCATGATGATGCACAGCCCCATGTTGCAAGGATCAGCATACTTAGCAGACATGTCACCCATTGAGCATGTTTGGGATGCTCTGGATCGGCGTATATACGACAGCGTGTTCCAGTTCCTGCCAATATCCAGCAACTTCACACAGCTAATGAAGAGGAGTGGACCAACATTCCACAGGTCACAATTAACAACCTGATCAACTCTATGTGAAAGAGATGTGTTGCACTGCCTGAGGCAAATAGTGGTTACACCAGATACTGACTCGTTTTAGCCTAAAGaacacctgtgcaataatcatgctgtctaatcagcatcttgatgtcacacctgtgaggtggatggattatctcccaaaaggagaagtgctcactaacacagatttagacagatttgtgaacaatatttgagagaaattgGCCTTTTGTTtacatagaaaaagtcttaaatCTTTGCGTTCAGCTCATGTAAAatggggcaaaaacaaaagtgttgcgtttataattttgtaAAGTGTATTTTAAATGTCCATAAAACTTGACTCTGCTCTTCCACACTCCTGTCTCACCAATtgcttaaatgaaataaaccctTGGTTTTCCTTAATGGTTCTCAAAATTCTCAAAGGTTCCTCTTATAGGTTCAAAATCTACCCTGTCCAAGTCCAATAGTCTCTTTTTTATATTGATGCTTCCTCCTACCTTTAGAGTCTACTTCTCTgtctctaattattattattattattattattattattattattataaaaatgtttcctcTAATGAGTATAAAACTTTACAAAGTCAGTTTTCTATAAAAGACCATTTCCACCTCacaaataaaacttaataatgaagaaaaacttTTTTGGGATTAGAATTTTTCATGACTGCAGTAAACATGGTTCTTTATGTCTGGTACACAGGTGTGTTTAATATACATCAAACATCCAACATAAAACCAGCATTAACTTCATcattattttaagatattaagaTAAATCATAACTACAAAACTTCAAAACTCCCTCAAATGTAATCACCTGCTTCTACATGTTTAATAGCTGCACTTCAggatcattcatttattaatgcagattttattccctaatttatctatttacatGAACTCCACTCTGTATCACCTTCAGGTCAGAACATCCCAAAGTCCATATTagagtgtgttcagtttctctctaacactgtaacagtagAACAGTTATATTCACATTTACTTACATTGCTTTACTGGATGTTGTAATCACAGGCATCATCTTCAGAACAACATCTTCTGTTATCTTATCtgtactgaaatatttactcagGTCAAACTCATCCAGCTCCTCTGATGatgtcagtaacacaaacaccagagcagAAAGCTGTGAGAAAGTTAGTTTACTTTGTTTTCCAGATTTCAGGTAGAGTTGGATTTCCTCCACTAGAGAATCATCAcccagttcattcagacagtggaacagattgatggatttctctgtagGAAGATCTTCATAGAAGATCTGCTTAATGTACTGAACTGTTTCCTGTGTGCTCTGAGGGttacttcctgtctgtgttaCTAAAACATGTAAGAGTTTATGATTGGactccagtgagagacccagaagAAAGCGAAGGAAAAGATCCAGATGTCCAGTCTGACTTTCTAAAGTCAAATCTACAGCACTGTTATGTACATCTTTGATAGTATTTTCTCTCATCCTCCTGTTAGAAACCTGATTCTGTATAAGaacatttctcttctccttcatgaAGGTCAGGTGCACATACAGAGCTGCGAGATGCTCCTGAATGCTCAGATGAACAAAGCAGTACACTTTACTGtggtgaagcccaaactcctctctgaagatctgagtacacacacctgagtacactgctgcttctctcacatcaataccacactctctcaggtcttcatcatagaagatcaggttccCTTTCATCAGCTGCTGAAAAGCCAGTTGTCCCAGTTTAAGAAGCATTTCTTCACCACTCTCCTGCTTCTTTGAGTATTCTTCTCTTATGGCATTTGTCTGATtgatgaggaagtgtgtgtacatttgagtcagagtcttggggatctctgcactctctgcttcacccaacattctctctagaacagtggctgaaatccagcagaagactgggatgtgacacatgatgtagaggcttcttaatgacttcaggtgtgtgatgatgtgattggccaggctctgatcactgatcctcttcctgaagtactcctccTTCTGTGGGTCATTGAACCCTCGTATCTCTGTGACTCGatccacacactcagagaggaTTTGATCAGCTGCTGCAGGTCTGGAGGTGATCCAGATGAGAGCAGAGGGAATCAGATTCCCTTTGATCAGGTTTATCAGCAGTACAGGCACTGATGCCGAttcagttacatcacacactctcactgtgttctgGAAATCTAGGGGAAAACGACACTCGTCCAAACCatcaaaaatgaacagaaccttttccaaactggacatttctgtttcttttgtttccataaaaaacacatgaaggaGCTCCATCAGACTCAGTTTCTGGTCCTTCATCAAATTCAGCTCTCTGAAAGGAAGTGGAAATATGAGGTGGACGTCCTGATTTGCTTtcccttcagcccagtccagaatgaacttctgcacagagactgttttacCGATGCCAGCGACTCCCtttgtcagcacagttctgatgggttTGTCTTGTTCAGATGATGTAtttgtcagcacagttctgatgggttTGTCTTGTTTAGATGATGTAtttgtcagcacagttctgatgggtttgtcttgttcagataaaggcttaaagatgtcattgcatttgattggtgtttcctctgttgttcttctcctggatgctgcctcgatctgtctcacctcatgttcattattgacttctccactgtctccctctgtgatgtagagctctgtgtagatctcattcaggaGTGTTTGGGTTCCCAGGTTTATCATCACTCcattcaaacactgaaacttCTTCATCAGATTTAATTTGAACTTTTTCTGGAATTCATTTCCACCAGCAGATTCTGGGTCGTACCTGTGATATGGAGAAGCAGGAAGACACGGGGTTCATTTATTAGACTTAATCATCTGTTTTGAGTAATCTAATGACTCTGTAGTATACAGACTATTATTTAGACACTTAAGCCATATTTGAATGCCATCGTATGAATTTCACTGCATTACAAAGCAACATGTCATTTGAAGAAAGATACCACAAGCAAACATTCCAATCAAAACATTTCCCAAAAAAACAGACTCAGCGATATTTAAACACATAATAGTGGCTTTATTAAAGTCAGAGTTCTAGCATTTGTTGTAGCATTTAGTTTGCTCCATTTATCTTGTTAAATTACCCTTTAAGTGTGCCTTTAGCATTGACATTAAAAGTCAAGAGATgttacctgtgtagaagtgagGAGTCTACAGCTTTAACCTCCAGATGATGATCCATAGACTCATGACTCTTCATGGAGCTACAactgtgtgttggtgattctgatctctttccctggagtttactgtacaacattatggacacttctttaattatttatttacaatcttTACAGTTTTTAACTCACTTGATAACTGAATGTGGATTTTTACTTACAATAAACAGAATGACTTTTTTATGCTCAATGGTGACTGTGGTAGCTTTTTTTCAATAGTGGAGCATTTATTtaagttcattttatatttactcaCTATTTACGTTATATTTACGCACCTAACCCAAGGGATTGAACCATGAGCTGCAAGCCAAACTTGCCTGTCAGGACGAGGGGAGAAATCTGTCTGAGTTTATGGAACTGTCCATTCAAATAGATAATTTGATCAGAACCCATCAACCACCTGCACGAAGCCCACCGGACAAGAACACAAAGCCTATGCAACTCGGATATACTCACCTCACACCCAAGGTGAAAGCACAACACATCCGTCACCAACACTGTCTGTACTGTGGTAAACCCAGGCATTTGCTGCCTACCTGTCCCACCAGACCTCTCAACAAGCGAAACACTCTGGTGAGTTTGAACATTCTCACCTCTCCTTATCAGAACTGTGCCCAGTTTGATGTGCAGTTAAAGGTGCAGGGGAGAAATATTGATCTTAGGGCTCTCGTTGACTCCGGCACCTTGGGAAATTTCATATCGGAGGAGTTTGCTAGACTGAATGCCATTCCGTTAACTGAGTGTATCTCTCCCCAGGCAGTGTAGGCTATAGATGGTCGACCTCTCAGAGAAGGAGGAATAAAATTTGTTACCAAGCTCTGAATGAGATCACCGTGAAGTTCCGCTATCCTCTTCCACTTGTCCCATAAGCCCTAGAACAACTTCGCAAAGCCAAATACTTCACAAAGCTGGATCTTTGTAACAGTCCGTCTGTGTTTCAATCTTTCATCGATGATGTTTTCCGGGATATGCTAGATCGCTGGGTGATTCTTTATATCAACGACATCCTCATCCGCTCTGAGACGCTAGAAAAACACATCCAACACGTAAGGGCAGTGCTGAAACGGCTGATTCAACTTCATGCCAAGGCCAAAAAGTGTGAATTCCATAAGACCTCTACATCTTTCTTAGGTTACGTCATTTCTGCCGAAGGGGTCGCCATGGATGATTCTAAGGCACAAGCGGTATTAAATTGGCCTCGACCTCAATCCATTAAAGAACTGCAACGTTTCCTTGGGTTTGCTAACTTCTATTGCCGTTTCATCCGTGGATTCAGAAGTATAGCGGCACCTCTCACTTCCATGACAAAGATGGCACCGTCCCGTCTCACGTGGTCACCCGAAGCGATTACAGCTTTTCGACTTTTGAAGGGGAGCCAAGCACAATGGGCAATGGTTCTTCACGCgctttcattttacagtcaCCTACAGACCGGGATCCAAGAACACTAAAGCCAATACACTTTCTCACTTATACAATGAGTCTAAAAAGAACGCTCCTATGTAGTCCATCA
Protein-coding regions in this window:
- the LOC132837931 gene encoding NACHT, LRR and PYD domains-containing protein 12-like isoform X26 codes for the protein MRTAKPLNESERIVRQWTTGYNTIVSKLQSKRKRSESPTQSCISMMSDQSMDPPLGFKDGDSSLLHSKLQRKRSESPTHSCISMKSDQSMEVPLKFKDGDSSLLHSKLQGKRSESPTHSCSSMKSHESMDHHLEVKAVDSSLLHRYDPESAGGNEFQKKFKLNLMKKFQCLNGVMINLGTQTLLNEIYTELYITEGDSGEVNNEHEVRQIEAASRRRTTEETPIKCNDIFKPLSEQDKPIRTVLTNTSSKQDKPIRTVLTNTSSEQDKPIRTVLTKGVAGIGKTVSVQKFILDWAEGKANQDVHLIFPLPFRELNLMKDQKLSLMELLHVFFMETKETEMSSLEKVLFIFDGLDECRFPLDFQNTVRVCDVTESASVPVLLINLIKGNLIPSALIWITSRPAAADQILSECVDRVTEIRGFNDPQKEEYFRKRISDQSLANHIITHLKSLRSLYIMCHIPVFCWISATVLERMLGEAESAEIPKTLTQMYTHFLINQTNAIREEYSKKQESGEEMLLKLGQLAFQQLMKGNLIFYDEDLRECGIDVREAAVYSGVCTQIFREEFGLHHSKVYCFVHLSIQEHLAALYVHLTFMKEKRNVLIQNQVSNRRMRENTIKDVHNSAVDLTLESQTGHLDLFLRFLLGLSLESNHKLLHVLVTQTGSNPQSTQETVQYIKQIFYEDLPTEKSINLFHCLNELGDDSLVEEIQLYLKSGKQSKLTFSQLSALVFVLLTSSEELDEFDLSKYFSTDKITEDVVLKMMPVITTSSKAIISCDSLRVKSWSPLVSALRSETSKLRELHLTVETLNLSGNNRGDSGVKILCAGLENPHCKVETLKLCGCGVSDEDCAALASALRSNPSHLRELDLSYNNLGDSGVKIFSAVLENPHCKLETLWLRECDVSDEGCAALTSALRSNPSHLRELDLSDNNLGDSGVKILSAVLENPHCKLETLGLDGCDVSDEGCAALTSALRSNPSHLRELNLSLNKLGDSGVKSLSAVLENPHCKLETLGLRECDVSDEGCAALTSALRSNPSHLRKLNLSLNKLGDSGVKILSAVLENPHCKLETLKLYNCGVSDEGCAALTSALRSNPSHLRELDLSDNKLGDSGVKSLSAVLENPHCKLETLKLYNCDVSDEDCAALTSALRSNPSHLRELNLSCNNLGDSGVKSLSAVLENPHCKLETLKLRGCGVSDEGCADLTSALRSNPSHLRELDLSDNKLGDSGVKSLSAVLENPHCKLETLKLDGCGVSDEGCAALTSALRSNPSHLRELDLSDNKLGDSGVKILSAVLENPHCKLETLGLFNCGVSDEGCAALTSALRSNPSHLRELNLYYNNLGDSVKKLLSDLKDDEHYKLQTLRV
- the LOC132837931 gene encoding NACHT, LRR and PYD domains-containing protein 12-like isoform X24, whose amino-acid sequence is MRTAKPLNESERIVRQWTTGYNTIVSKLQSKRKRSESPTQSCISMMSDQSMDPPLGFKDGDSSLLHSKLQRKRSESPTHSCISMKSDQSMEVPLKFKDGDSSLLHSKLQGKRSESPTHSCSSMKSHESMDHHLEVKAVDSSLLHRYDPESAGGNEFQKKFKLNLMKKFQCLNGVMINLGTQTLLNEIYTELYITEGDSGEVNNEHEVRQIEAASRRRTTEETPIKCNDIFKPLSEQDKPIRTVLTNTSSKQDKPIRTVLTNTSSEQDKPIRTVLTKGVAGIGKTVSVQKFILDWAEGKANQDVHLIFPLPFRELNLMKDQKLSLMELLHVFFMETKETEMSSLEKVLFIFDGLDECRFPLDFQNTVRVCDVTESASVPVLLINLIKGNLIPSALIWITSRPAAADQILSECVDRVTEIRGFNDPQKEEYFRKRISDQSLANHIITHLKSLRSLYIMCHIPVFCWISATVLERMLGEAESAEIPKTLTQMYTHFLINQTNAIREEYSKKQESGEEMLLKLGQLAFQQLMKGNLIFYDEDLRECGIDVREAAVYSGVCTQIFREEFGLHHSKVYCFVHLSIQEHLAALYVHLTFMKEKRNVLIQNQVSNRRMRENTIKDVHNSAVDLTLESQTGHLDLFLRFLLGLSLESNHKLLHVLVTQTGSNPQSTQETVQYIKQIFYEDLPTEKSINLFHCLNELGDDSLVEEIQLYLKSGKQSKLTFSQLSALVFVLLTSSEELDEFDLSKYFSTDKITEDVVLKMMPVITTSSKAIISCDSLRVKSWSPLVSALRSETSKLRELHLTVETLNLSGNNRGDSGVKILCAGLENPHCKVETLKLCGCGVSDEDCAALASALRSNPSHLRELDLSYNNLGDSGVKIFSAVLENPHCKLETLWLRECDVSDEGCAALTSALRSNPSHLRELDLSDNNLGDSGVKILSAVLENPHCKLETLGLDGCDVSDEGCAALTSALRSNPSHLRELNLSLNKLGDSGVKSLSAVLENPHCKLETLGLRECDVSDEGCAALTSALRSNPSHLRKLNLSLNKLGDSGVKILSAVLENPHCKLETLKLYNCGVSDEGCAALTSALRSNPSHLRELDLSDNKLGDSGVKSLSAVLENPHCKLETLKLYNCDVSDEDCAALTSALRSNPSHLRELNLSCNNLGDSGVKSLSAVLENPHCKLETLKLRGCGVSDEGCADLTSALRSNPSHLRELDLSDNKLGDSGVKSLSAVLENPHCKLETLKLDGCGVSDEGCAALTSALRSNPSHLRELDLSDNKLGDSGVKILSAVLENPHCKLETLGLWYCDVSDEGCAALTSALRSNPSHLRELDLSNNKLGDSGVKSLSAVLENPHCKLETLELFNCGVSDEGCAALTSALRSNPSHLRELNLYYNNLGDSVKKLLSDLKDDEHYKLQTLRV
- the LOC132837931 gene encoding NACHT, LRR and PYD domains-containing protein 12-like isoform X29, with the protein product MRTAKPLNESERIVRQWTTGYNTIVSKLQSKRKRSESPTQSCISMMSDQSMDPPLGFKDGDSSLLHSKLQRKRSESPTHSCISMKSDQSMEVPLKFKDGDSSLLHSKLQGKRSESPTHSCSSMKSHESMDHHLEVKAVDSSLLHRYDPESAGGNEFQKKFKLNLMKKFQCLNGVMINLGTQTLLNEIYTELYITEGDSGEVNNEHEVRQIEAASRRRTTEETPIKCNDIFKPLSEQDKPIRTVLTNTSSKQDKPIRTVLTNTSSEQDKPIRTVLTKGVAGIGKTVSVQKFILDWAEGKANQDVHLIFPLPFRELNLMKDQKLSLMELLHVFFMETKETEMSSLEKVLFIFDGLDECRFPLDFQNTVRVCDVTESASVPVLLINLIKGNLIPSALIWITSRPAAADQILSECVDRVTEIRGFNDPQKEEYFRKRISDQSLANHIITHLKSLRSLYIMCHIPVFCWISATVLERMLGEAESAEIPKTLTQMYTHFLINQTNAIREEYSKKQESGEEMLLKLGQLAFQQLMKGNLIFYDEDLRECGIDVREAAVYSGVCTQIFREEFGLHHSKVYCFVHLSIQEHLAALYVHLTFMKEKRNVLIQNQVSNRRMRENTIKDVHNSAVDLTLESQTGHLDLFLRFLLGLSLESNHKLLHVLVTQTGSNPQSTQETVQYIKQIFYEDLPTEKSINLFHCLNELGDDSLVEEIQLYLKSGKQSKLTFSQLSALVFVLLTSSEELDEFDLSKYFSTDKITEDVVLKMMPVITTSSKAIISCDSLRVKSWSPLVSALRSETSKLRELHLTVETLNLSGNNRGDSGVKILCAGLENPHCKVETLKLCGCGVSDEDCAALASALRSNPSHLRELDLSYNNLGDSGVKIFSAVLENPHCKLETLWLRECDVSDEGCAALTSALRSNPSHLRELDLSDNNLGDSGVKILSAVLENPHCKLETLGLDGCDVSDEGCAALTSALRSNPSHLRELNLSLNKLGDSGVKSLSAVLENPHCKLETLGLRECDVSDEGCAALTSALRSNPSHLRKLNLSLNKLGDSGVKILSAVLENPHCKLETLKLYNCGVSDEGCAALTSALRSNPSHLRELDLSDNKLGDSGVKSLSAVLENPHCKLETLKLYNCDVSDEDCAALTSALRSNPSHLRELNLSCNNLGDSGVKSLSAVLENPHCKLETLKLRGCGVSDEGCADLTSALRSNPSHLRELDLSDNKLGDSGVKSLSAVLENPHCKLETLKLSYCGVSDEGCAALTSALRSNPSHLRELNLSYNKLGDSVKKLLSDLKDDKHYKLQTLRV
- the LOC132837931 gene encoding NACHT, LRR and PYD domains-containing protein 12-like isoform X27, producing the protein MRTAKPLNESERIVRQWTTGYNTIVSKLQSKRKRSESPTQSCISMMSDQSMDPPLGFKDGDSSLLHSKLQRKRSESPTHSCISMKSDQSMEVPLKFKDGDSSLLHSKLQGKRSESPTHSCSSMKSHESMDHHLEVKAVDSSLLHRYDPESAGGNEFQKKFKLNLMKKFQCLNGVMINLGTQTLLNEIYTELYITEGDSGEVNNEHEVRQIEAASRRRTTEETPIKCNDIFKPLSEQDKPIRTVLTNTSSKQDKPIRTVLTNTSSEQDKPIRTVLTKGVAGIGKTVSVQKFILDWAEGKANQDVHLIFPLPFRELNLMKDQKLSLMELLHVFFMETKETEMSSLEKVLFIFDGLDECRFPLDFQNTVRVCDVTESASVPVLLINLIKGNLIPSALIWITSRPAAADQILSECVDRVTEIRGFNDPQKEEYFRKRISDQSLANHIITHLKSLRSLYIMCHIPVFCWISATVLERMLGEAESAEIPKTLTQMYTHFLINQTNAIREEYSKKQESGEEMLLKLGQLAFQQLMKGNLIFYDEDLRECGIDVREAAVYSGVCTQIFREEFGLHHSKVYCFVHLSIQEHLAALYVHLTFMKEKRNVLIQNQVSNRRMRENTIKDVHNSAVDLTLESQTGHLDLFLRFLLGLSLESNHKLLHVLVTQTGSNPQSTQETVQYIKQIFYEDLPTEKSINLFHCLNELGDDSLVEEIQLYLKSGKQSKLTFSQLSALVFVLLTSSEELDEFDLSKYFSTDKITEDVVLKMMPVITTSSKAIISCDSLRVKSWSPLVSALRSETSKLRELHLTVETLNLSGNNRGDSGVKILCAGLENPHCKVETLKLYNCGVSDEGCAALTSALRSNPSHLRELDLSDNKLGDSGVKSLSAVLENPHCKLETLKLYNCDVSDEDCAALTSALRSNPSHLRELNLSCNNLGDSGVKSLSAVLENPHCKLETLKLRGCGVSDEGCADLTSALRSNPSHLRELDLSDNKLGDSGVKSLSAVLENPHCKLETLKLDGCGVSDEGCAALTSALRSNPSHLRELDLSDNKLGDSGVKILSAVLENPHCKLETLGLCGCGVSDEDCSALTSALRSNPSHLRELNLSFNNLGDSGVKILSAVLENPHCKLETLELWNCDVSDEGCAALTSALRSNPSHLRELNLSYNNLGDSGVKSLSAVLENPHCKLETLRLYNCGVSDEGCAALTSALRSNPSHLRELNLNGNNLGDSGVKSLSAVLENPHCKLETLKLWYCDVSDEGCAALTSALRSNPSHLRELDLSNNKLGDSGVKSLSAVLENPHCKLETLELFNCGVSDEGCAALTSALRSNPSHLRELNLYYNNLGDSVKKLLSDLKDDEHYKLQTLRV